In the Alkaliphilus oremlandii OhILAs genome, one interval contains:
- the pheS gene encoding phenylalanine--tRNA ligase subunit alpha — MEAKLKALEEKAKLEISQADSTAVLEQARVHYLGKKGELTEILRGMGALSAEERPLVGKIANLVRENIEAALEEAKATVKSKELEKKLMAETIDVTMPGKAIKLGKKHPLTQAMDDLKEIFISMGFKVVEGPEIETVYYNFDGLNAAKNHPSRDMSDTFYFNENTILRTQTSPVQVRTMEKSKPPIRIVSLGRCFRNDTPDATHSPMFHQIEGLVVDEGITMGDLKGTLEVFAKNFFGEDTKIKFRPHNFPFTEPSAEVDATCFKCGGKGCGVCKGNGWIEVLGAGMVHPNVLRNCGIDPEIYSGFAFGMGIDRLTMQKYGIDDIRLLFENDMRFIDQF; from the coding sequence ATGGAAGCAAAATTAAAAGCTTTAGAGGAAAAAGCTAAGCTAGAAATTAGCCAAGCGGATTCCACTGCTGTTTTAGAGCAAGCGAGAGTACATTATCTAGGTAAAAAAGGAGAACTTACAGAAATCTTGAGGGGAATGGGTGCTTTAAGCGCAGAGGAAAGGCCTTTGGTAGGTAAAATTGCGAATCTAGTTAGGGAGAATATAGAGGCTGCTCTAGAGGAAGCAAAGGCAACTGTGAAATCAAAGGAATTAGAAAAAAAATTAATGGCAGAAACCATTGATGTTACCATGCCTGGAAAAGCCATTAAGCTGGGGAAAAAACATCCACTAACACAGGCGATGGATGATTTAAAAGAGATTTTCATCAGCATGGGATTCAAAGTTGTAGAAGGGCCAGAGATTGAAACTGTATACTACAATTTTGACGGTCTAAATGCTGCCAAGAATCATCCGTCCAGAGATATGAGCGATACCTTCTATTTTAATGAAAACACAATTTTAAGGACGCAAACATCTCCTGTACAGGTAAGAACCATGGAAAAATCAAAGCCACCGATCCGAATTGTATCTTTAGGTCGTTGTTTTAGAAACGATACGCCGGATGCAACACACTCTCCAATGTTTCATCAAATCGAAGGATTGGTAGTAGACGAAGGAATTACGATGGGGGATCTAAAAGGGACATTGGAGGTTTTTGCTAAAAACTTCTTTGGAGAAGATACGAAAATAAAGTTTAGACCACATAATTTCCCATTTACAGAACCCAGTGCAGAAGTAGACGCTACCTGCTTTAAATGTGGCGGAAAGGGCTGTGGTGTATGTAAAGGAAACGGCTGGATAGAGGTTTTGGGCGCTGGTATGGTTCATCCAAATGTACTTAGAAATTGTGGCATCGATCCTGAGATATACAGTGGATTTGCATTTGGCATGGGAATCGACCGTTTAACCATGCAAAAATATGGAATTGATGATATTCGTTTATTGTTTGAAAACGATATGCGCTTTATCGATCAATTTTAA
- the pheT gene encoding phenylalanine--tRNA ligase subunit beta: MYVSLNWLKDYVNVHIDTAELADKMTMSGSMVEGIEVLGEDIKNVVVGHIDSIRQHPDADKLVICQVNIGEQILQIVTGATNISEGDYIPVATHGALLPGGVKIKKGKLRGEVSEGMLCSPDELGIPKAVIPEKHKDGIWILDQAYPLGKDITEVLGLKDQVVEFEITSNRPDCLSMIGMAREVAATLGEAVQYPKIEVKEIEEKTSDHIAVEIEDTEGCSRYVARVVKNVKIEPSPQWMQQRLMSAGIRPINNMVDITNYVMLEYGQPLHAFDLSYVAGNKIIVKKAKEDEVFVTLDGMERKLKSSMTVIADNDKSLAIAGVMGGEQSEVTEGTKTILIESAHFNNNSTRLTSKQLALRTEASARFEKGVDPNITRIAADRVCQLIVELNAGEVLEGAVDVYPNEVKPYTTTIRPRKINALLGTNISNADMVEIFRKLEIKAVDYNDTMEVTVPTYRMDLVMEADFAEEVGRIFGYDRIPATMAKGNIAVGGKPEKQIIEDSTRKLLNGMGFNEILTYSFVSPKSIEMINLGEDSIKRNMIKLLNPLGDETSVMRTSLLPNILDVAARNNNRKVEEMRAFEIGQIFIPKTEALQELPVEIPNLVMAMYGKEDFFTLKGFVEALLKGLGIEGYEFTVERNHPSYHPGRCANIVIEGKFIGVLGELHPMVVENYDLSQRCYCAEIDFGAVIALTNMERIYQPLPKYPSITRDFAVVVKETVLVKEIEDIIKNQGGKLLESFKLFDVYQGSQIKEGFKSIAYTITYRNKERTLTDEEVNASHNRILAEIREKLEGSLRE; this comes from the coding sequence ATGTATGTATCTTTAAATTGGCTAAAGGATTATGTAAATGTACATATAGATACTGCTGAACTGGCAGATAAAATGACCATGTCAGGATCTATGGTAGAAGGAATTGAAGTTCTGGGAGAAGACATTAAAAATGTCGTTGTCGGTCATATTGACAGTATTCGACAACATCCAGATGCAGATAAATTGGTGATTTGCCAGGTGAATATTGGGGAGCAAATCCTTCAAATCGTAACTGGCGCAACCAATATTTCAGAAGGGGATTATATTCCAGTTGCAACACATGGTGCGCTACTTCCTGGAGGTGTAAAGATCAAGAAAGGAAAGCTGAGAGGCGAGGTTTCAGAAGGGATGCTTTGTTCTCCAGATGAGCTGGGTATTCCGAAAGCTGTCATTCCTGAAAAGCATAAAGATGGGATTTGGATCTTGGATCAGGCTTATCCTTTAGGGAAGGACATTACAGAGGTTCTTGGGCTGAAGGATCAGGTGGTTGAATTTGAGATTACTTCAAATCGACCAGATTGTTTAAGTATGATCGGGATGGCAAGAGAGGTTGCCGCTACATTAGGCGAAGCTGTTCAATATCCTAAAATTGAAGTGAAAGAAATTGAAGAAAAGACATCGGATCATATCGCTGTAGAAATTGAAGACACAGAAGGCTGTAGCAGATATGTGGCAAGGGTCGTTAAAAATGTAAAAATAGAACCGTCTCCTCAATGGATGCAGCAAAGGCTGATGAGTGCTGGCATTCGCCCAATCAATAATATGGTGGACATTACAAACTATGTAATGCTAGAGTACGGCCAACCGCTTCATGCCTTTGACTTATCTTACGTTGCAGGAAACAAAATCATCGTTAAAAAAGCGAAGGAAGACGAGGTTTTTGTAACGCTGGACGGAATGGAAAGAAAATTAAAATCTTCTATGACTGTAATTGCAGACAACGATAAATCTTTAGCCATTGCTGGCGTTATGGGTGGGGAGCAATCGGAAGTAACAGAAGGCACAAAAACTATTCTGATAGAATCTGCACATTTCAATAACAATAGTACGAGATTGACATCGAAGCAACTAGCGCTAAGAACGGAAGCTTCCGCAAGGTTTGAAAAGGGTGTGGATCCGAATATTACTAGAATCGCTGCGGATAGAGTTTGCCAGCTGATTGTAGAGCTAAACGCTGGTGAAGTTTTAGAAGGGGCAGTGGATGTTTATCCCAATGAAGTGAAGCCCTATACAACAACAATCAGACCTAGAAAGATCAATGCATTATTAGGTACGAATATCAGCAATGCAGATATGGTTGAGATCTTCAGAAAGCTAGAAATTAAAGCGGTCGATTACAATGATACCATGGAGGTTACAGTACCAACATACAGAATGGACCTTGTAATGGAAGCCGATTTTGCAGAGGAAGTGGGCCGGATTTTTGGATATGATCGAATCCCAGCTACCATGGCAAAGGGAAATATCGCGGTTGGCGGTAAGCCTGAAAAACAAATCATCGAAGATTCTACGAGAAAACTATTGAATGGAATGGGCTTTAATGAAATTCTAACTTATTCATTCGTTAGTCCAAAAAGTATTGAGATGATTAACCTCGGCGAGGATAGCATTAAAAGGAACATGATCAAACTTTTAAATCCACTTGGCGACGAAACCAGTGTAATGAGAACCAGCTTACTGCCAAATATATTGGATGTTGCTGCTCGAAACAATAATCGTAAGGTGGAAGAAATGAGAGCATTTGAAATCGGACAAATCTTTATTCCAAAGACGGAAGCGTTACAAGAGCTACCAGTAGAAATACCGAACTTAGTAATGGCTATGTATGGCAAGGAAGATTTCTTCACCTTAAAGGGATTTGTAGAGGCTTTGCTAAAGGGACTTGGTATTGAGGGATATGAGTTTACTGTAGAGCGAAATCATCCAAGTTATCATCCAGGCAGATGTGCCAATATCGTAATAGAAGGTAAATTTATAGGGGTTCTCGGTGAGCTGCATCCGATGGTCGTAGAAAACTATGACTTAAGCCAAAGATGTTACTGTGCTGAAATCGATTTCGGTGCAGTGATAGCGCTTACAAACATGGAAAGAATCTATCAGCCTCTTCCAAAGTATCCATCTATAACGAGAGACTTTGCTGTGGTTGTAAAAGAAACTGTCCTTGTAAAGGAAATTGAAGATATTATTAAAAATCAAGGTGGCAAGCTATTAGAAAGCTTTAAACTATTTGACGTTTACCAAGGAAGCCAAATTAAAGAAGGCTTTAAAAGTATTGCATACACCATCACTTATAGAAATAAAGAACGTACATTAACAGACGAAGAAGTCAATGCGAGTCACAACCGAATCTTAGCGGAGATTAGAGAAAAACTGGAAGGATCACTCAGAGAATAA